ATCAGTGAAGAAGAGCCGCCAACCGTAACATCTCCCGGCAAAACAATCACTGTATCTTCTTTGTGACCCTTGCGTGCTACTAGTAAGGTTTTTTTATGTTCATCGGATTGTAAGTCCAGAGAAGCTGAAAAAATTTGTTTGAAGAGGCTGCGGATGGTCCCGTCAGTGAAAGGTCCTTTGTTGCTCGCTACGAGCTGATCCAACATTTTCTTTTCACGTTCTGGATCGAACTTAGGCACACCTTGCTTTTCTTTAACTACTCCAATCTCCTGCACAATCTTAGCCCGCTCGGAGATCAGCTCCAGCAATTGCCCATTGATTTCATCCAGACGACCTCTAAGAACATCCAATTCCACGTTACTCATTACCCTTCCACTCCCTCTTCTTTGTTATAATTTGAAACGCAAAAAGGCCCCCCGTCGCAAGGGACGAGGAGCCGTGGTACCACCCTTATTTAGAATTAACCCGAATACTAGCACAAAGGAATAGAATATCGAATTCCTTTGACTAAAGATTAACTCTATCTTAAACCCGGTAACGCGGGGCGCGGGCCTCCCTACTCATACCTGTCACGACCTGTGACAAACTACTTCAGGGGCCGACTCGGAAGTGAACTTCGGCATTAATCGTCTCATAAGGGTGCTCTCAGTCTCCGGCACGCCTTCCCTGTTAAGATCCGCTATAATGCTTACTCTCTTCGTCATAGTCCTTGTTTATGTCAGCGCGTCTTTTGCGCTGGTTTCTGCTATCTTAATCAAAAAATGTTTTCGATGCAAGATAATAATGGAACGCAGAGTAGCTTTAACGCATTAAAACAATATGAGGTAGAATTATTCCTATAACAGCTGCTTTGAAATATGAAATAACCCATATCCATACTATTCTAGTTCTGCTTTAAAGGTTCCACTCCCTTTCTGGGTATGAAGTTGACAGTGATATTTTCATTGTTTACAATTAAATCATTGAAAATTTTTCCTGTTCTTATTCACTGGCAGCTTTAGGGTTTACAATACATAACTGAAGGGATGTAGCAGCATGAGCATTTATCCATATACGGCACGCAGTATTCGTGGAAAAGATATCGAACTAGAACAATACAAAGGTAAAGTACTTTTGATTGTGAATACAGCAAGTAAATGTGGCTTTACCCATCAATATTCCGACCTGCAAAAGCTCTATGAACGATACGAAGATCGTGGCTTCCAAATTCTCGGTTTCCCTTCCAATCAATTTGGGGAGCAGGAACCTGGCAGCAATGAAGAAGTGAATGTCTTTTGCCAAATCAATTACGGCGTTACGTTCCCTCTCTTTGAGAAGGTTGAAGTAAAGGGCGAAAATAAACACCCCCTCTTCACTCACCTTACGGAGCAGGCTGGATTTGAAGGCTTCGACATGAACCATTCTTCAGGAAAGCTGCTTCAAAGCATGCTTGAGAGCAAAGATCCGGAAGCACTGAACAATGACGAAATCAAATGGAACTTTACTAAATTTCTAATTGATCGCGAAGGCAATGTAATTACAAGATTCGAATCTACTGTGGATCCGCTGGATATTGAGCCAGCGATCGAAGCACTGCTATAGATTTTTCTAGTAGAAGATGTGTAGCTACAATACCGAATTAAAAAAAGCCGCTCAGACTTGTAAGTCTGAGCGGCTTTTTAGTGTAGAACATTCGTTTTTTCACGTACGGTACTGCTCGGTAAACACTTCAAAATAAGGGGTAGTATCCCTTTCAGCCATTGAGCCATTAGCGCCCGGTCCCCAGCCGATCTCAGCCCGCCAGCTCCCTAGCAGCCCTGTCTGGATTAGCGCCTCCTCATTTACACCGATCAGCTGATCTGCCTGCGGTGCTACATAGAGTGCATCTACAGGGCAATAAGCTTCACACATAAAACAAGTCTGGCAATCTTCCTGACGCGCAATAACCGGAATCTTCCCCTGCATTTCGAATACGTTTGTCGGACATACTTTCGTACACAGTTTGCAACCCACACAGCGTTCCAAGCTGATTAGTTCGATCATATCGCCTGCCCCTCCTTTAGTAGATTCAGTTCATGAGCATGGGGCACAGCTTCGGTACCGATGCTTATTTGCTCTATACCGGATACAATCAGCCGGTGGGTTTGACGCGGATCAAGCTCCGGATATTCCGCGAGCTTTTGCAGGCCGCGCGTCTCCTTCCGAGCCAGTGCGGCGGTGTACATCCACCTGCCGGCCGCGAGCATAGCCGCGGCTTCACGCGCTTGCACGATGCCCTGTACGGTGGCGGGGACCCGCCCGTTCAAGAAGGGCATCAAGGCATTCAGCCGCTTCAAGGCTGAAGAAATGCCCGGCTCGCTGCGGAAATAATTAATCTGCAGCGGTAAGATTTCACGCTGGATCGCCGCGACTAGCGGCTTCACCTCCAGCGTCTCCGAGGT
This Paenibacillus sp. FSL R5-0345 DNA region includes the following protein-coding sequences:
- a CDS encoding glutathione peroxidase: MSIYPYTARSIRGKDIELEQYKGKVLLIVNTASKCGFTHQYSDLQKLYERYEDRGFQILGFPSNQFGEQEPGSNEEVNVFCQINYGVTFPLFEKVEVKGENKHPLFTHLTEQAGFEGFDMNHSSGKLLQSMLESKDPEALNNDEIKWNFTKFLIDREGNVITRFESTVDPLDIEPAIEALL
- a CDS encoding 4Fe-4S binding protein → MIELISLERCVGCKLCTKVCPTNVFEMQGKIPVIARQEDCQTCFMCEAYCPVDALYVAPQADQLIGVNEEALIQTGLLGSWRAEIGWGPGANGSMAERDTTPYFEVFTEQYRT